The Euphorbia lathyris chromosome 3, ddEupLath1.1, whole genome shotgun sequence genome contains a region encoding:
- the LOC136224074 gene encoding uncharacterized protein: MDQIYPVAWAVVEKETKANWEWFLSHLIEDLKLQDGANVTLMSDMQKGLPPAVSMLLPRAELRWCARHVLSNWGIKFKGLELQKHFWSCAWSTYEEEFKDNLKTLADVNKKAAEYLLKYPPQHWCRAYFTDRCKDPMVDNNMTKSFNSWILEQRSRPILRMLEELRVMIMNRLHENEKKATSWSGDYSPTSMEEFMLNHSIARYCRVVFNGEKGYEVTHGTDRHCVILLERQCTCRAWQLSGIPYPHAICAMYHAKINPVKQIDLYYSKLRYMMTYKYKMQPVRGKRFWRMEDFEPIEPPKITRMPGRPKKKRIREASEGNVGERTGTRLSRKGQIKKYSNCGQTGHKRTYCKAPQGEKYAHLNEENDSNIHQHHKRKRDQGISSGHPSWIKPRTQVREVGIGYFYDENSGTATLNPGNTGETLLFDGVEDIEGLHNSDPVVTFPIQMKDS; the protein is encoded by the exons ATGGATCAAATCTACCCAGTAGCATGGGCTGTTGTCGAAAAAGAGACCAAGGCAAATTGGGAATGGTTCTTGTCTCACTTGATAGAAGATCTGAAGCTGCAAGATGGGGCTAATGTAACACTGATGTCTGATATGCAGAAG GGATTGCCCCCTGCTGTAAGTATGCTACTCCCGAGGGCAGAACTTAGATGGTGTGCAAGACATGTTCTATCCAATTGGGGGATCAAGTTTAAAGGACTAGAGCTACAAAAACACTTTTGGAGTTGTGCATGGAGTACATATGAAGAAGAGTTCAAGGACAACTTGAAGACCTTGGCAGATGTGAATAAAAAAGCAGCAGAATACTTGTTAAAGTATCCTCCTCAACATTGGTGTAGGGCTTATTTCACTGATAGGTGTAAAGATCCCATGGTGGATAATAATATGACCAAGAGCTTCAATAGTTGGATTCTGGAACAGAGATCAAGACCAATTTTGAGGATGTTAGAAGAACTGAGAGTGATGATCATGAATAGGTTgcatgaaaatgaaaagaagGCTACAAGTTGGAGTGGTGACTATTCACCAACTAGTATGGAGGAATTCATGCTAAATCATTCGATAGCCAGGTATTGTCGAGTTGTGTTTAATGGGGAAAAAGGGTATGAAGTCACACATGGGACTGATAGGCACTGTGTAATTTTACTTGAGAGACAGTGCACATGTAGGGCATGGCAATTAAGTGGAATACCCTACCCTCATGCCATATGTGCTATGTATCATGCTAAAATAAATCCTGTGAAGCAAATAGACTTGTATTATTCTAAATTGAGATACATGATGACATACAAGTACAAAATGCAACCAGTAAGAGGGAAACGTTTTTGGAGAATGGAGGATTTTGAACCTATTGAACCTCCAAAGATTACGAGAATGCCTGGCAGACCAAAGAAAAAAAGGATAAGGGAAGCTAGTGAAGGTAATGTAGGGGAGAGGACTGGAACTAGACTATCAAGGAAGGGTCAGATTAAAAAATACAGTAATTGTGGACAAACAGGCCATAAGAGAACATATTGCAAG GCTCCGCAAGGGGAAAAGTATGCTCACTTGAATGAAGAGAATGACAGTAATATCCATCAACATCACAAAAGAAAACGAGATCAAGGTATATCAAGTGGTCATCCCTCTTGGATAAAGCCTAGGACTCAAGTTAGAGAAGTTGGAATTGGGTACTTTTATGATGAAAATTCAGGAACTGCCACATTAAAT CCTGGAAACACTGGTGAGACTTTATTATTTGATGGGGTTGAGGATATAGAAGGCTTGCACAATTCTGATCCAGTAGTCACATTCCCTATTCAAATGAAAGACAGTTGA